Part of the Cryptococcus neoformans var. grubii H99 chromosome 2, complete sequence genome is shown below.
GCGATTGAGGCAAATTGAAAGAGAATATGGGTATAGAGGTGTTAAAGGACAAAGAGAATGatagaaagaaaaaaaccaCATACTTCGTGACCAGAATGCTGACCGGCAGcagaggtgaagagggaaaCCTATGCAAGCGTATCAACTTTGTGCGCCGCAACTGCTTTTATGGCTGGTTAACTGACAAATTTGCCAACCAGGGCGCCCTTGGCCCAGAGACCACCGGTTTGGTCGAAGAACGCAGAGACCTGAGCGGGGAGCCGGCCGTACCGAGTAGGGGCACCAAAGATGATACCGTCGGCCTCAACAAGGTCGTTGGGGGTAATGATAGGGTACTTGGGCTTCAAAGAAGAGCCAGCGTACATCTATGAAGACGCCGTCAGTACGACGTACACAAAGTGAATGACAGGCATGTCATTGAACGGACCTTTTCAAGGACTTCAGCAGAGAGGGTCTCTTGGCTAAAACACTGTTAGTTTGAGTTGTCCCATCAGCAGAGCCTGAATACTCACATGAAATAAGGCTTAACGATAGCGCCAGTAGATTCGACACCCTTGATGACCTCCTCAGCCAGAGTAGAGATGTGCCCGTAGGTAGAGTAGAAGGCAACAATGATGACAGGCTTCTTGACGTCAGACCTGAAGAAGTGTCAGCTTACAAAAGCCAAACTCGTTTCTTACATTATGTATGGCTTAGATGCGATTAGTGACGGATAGAAACTAGTGACGAGTTGGGATGGGACAACGGAAAGTGAAGTCTGACTAGGATTGTTTATATATACTGCGTGCGTGGGGATGGACTAACGTCGGCGCACACTcatcggaagaagagcgtgGGTATCGATAACCCGATATGGTAATTTTGTCTTTGGTCTTTCAGGGGCAAAAACGCGTCCATCGCCTGGGGGTTCTCCACCCTTGAGAGTTCTCGCGTAAGGCAAGGGAAAGCTGAccaagcaagaagaagatggctgCCTAACAAGACAAAAATAACAAATTAATAAGTTGATTAGGCAGGCCACTACTGGCTTTTCATCGGTGTCCAGATCTCCAAGCTGCCGCCGGAAGCCCCCATACGTCATTCGGCAACTTCTTCCATGTAGTGCTCACCATCTACGTTCGTTCGCTCTTAGTCCCAAAGAAGTGGCACTTACATCTATATTTGCAACTGCAACTTTCAACAAGCCATCCTTGACGTGATTCGCAATGGGTTTCTTCGATTTTTTCACGTCCTCATCTGTTGTCCCTGTCAACAACGACATTCCCAAACCACGTTCCGACGCGTCAGTCAATGCCCCTCCACCAGACCAGCATAAGACTGTTGCACAGTTCATCCAGGTCAGTATCTATCTATGGTTATTGCTAGATATATATCTAACTGGATGAAATGTCGCAATGTAGGAGGCTCCCGCTGCCAAGTACTTTTTTGACTCAAGAAGGAATGAGGATCAAGCAGACACCGAGCTTTGCCGATTAACACCTAACGGAGGAAAAAGCTGCGTCAAGGTTGCTATGCATAGCGCTGCTCTTTTTAAGAGTATGCAGGCTCTCGGTGCGTTGAAACAATTTACTTTCAATTTTGCTAGTCTTCAAACTTATTGGTTCATAGGATTCTACTGTGCTCTGCCGGCTGAACCGACACGGACGCACATGGAGTGCAACCGCCTTCCTGGCAGCAGTAGATAAGGAAAGGGGCCTTACGATGACAATCTTATGATGAAGACAGATACAAATTGTTTGCCATTGAAAGAGGCCAATAGCATTAAGGGGAAAACATGTAAACATACATCATTATCGCTCGAGATGGGATGACAAATATTCCAAAGATCGACACTACTAATCACTCTATTGTCATGTCCGGGACCGTTGACATATTTCGCATAAAGGGCAGGGTACACATGCAAGATAAAAAAAGTATAACTGACAACCAAAAATCTATTGGCGAGGATTATAATGCACAAAAGTCCACAGAAGTTACCTACAGGTCGGTCCCAACAAATGGACATTTTAAACCATTGATGAGCTAGTCTTCTCTTCAGCCGCCATGGATGGTAAATACAACGCATCCGCtgtttcctcttcatactTGCTCTCTTGCGTTGTCACGCTAGGCGCAAGCCCAACCCTGTTCAAACCCCTGCTGATGGCCCAGTGACCATTTTTGCCCAACGCTGGTGCATGGAGCATCTCTTCCAAAGAAATATCCATGTCTTTAGGGGTCGTGGGAGAGATAGGGCCAGTGGTAGCAGAGGAATAGGTACCAGTGGCGTTGGAGCGCGACATGCCAGTGTCGACGGAACCCAACTTGTGAATACGGGAGGTACGGGATTCGGGTATGCAGGGGAAAATTTTGCGGACTACATTGGAGTAGAAGCGTTTGGTCTCGGTGCCTATCTCTCATAAGTCGACACTCGTTTGGTGGGTAAGGGATAGACTCACTAGTGGCGAAGCACATGAAAAAAACATAGCTGCAGGCAACCACGgtgaaaaaagaaagatgcAATGTCAACCTCCCGCTAGTCGTTGTAGATGACCATTCGATACTCTCAATTTTGGTCAAGTTATGGAAAGGGGCACCCCTATGACCCATGGGTTGAGGTCCGTTCTGGAAAGACATGAGGTTGAAAATGGCCCGAAGACCGCAAGTGCCCACTTCAGATATGGTGAGGAACATGAGACGGTAAAACTGGTCTCGATTGACTGAGGCATCAGAAGCAATAAGTGAGAGCATCTGTTGTCTACGAAGGTAGATGTTAACAAGAGCCATGACTAAATATTTGTGAGCCACATTTCACAAATCTCACGAGCGGAGACTGCTCACTGGTGTATACAACCACAGTAACGGCAATCAAGATAGGGACGATAGCCATCCAGATAACACCCCAAGCGTTCCAGTACGTTGCAGCTTGAGGTCCCAACCGCTCTACAATGTAGAATCTTCTGTCCATATTACTCAAGTGTATCAGATAACCAACGACGGGAGCGCCGATGGTGACTGAGATATCGAAAATGCGGTGGCGCTTGCGAGCGGAAGAATCATATAGGGGGGAATGGGGCCGCAAAGATGTAAAGGATTCGAGCTGTTTAGCGAGGACGAGATGGGCAGTTGGAAGAGCATAATTGTACGTCACTGAGTATATTCAGTGATGCCATAAGCACAAGtaggaaaggaaggatagAACCTACCTATGATTAGAGTACTAATATCGCCCCACCAGTTCGCTCTCGGCGCAGAGCTATCAACCCATACAATACCTGTAAATGAACTTATGGTTAGCTATGATCACCGCCCCTTCACGATACCACTTACAATTGACAATGTGCACAATGTTCAGCAAGGTCATCCAAAAGATCATAGACAACGTCGCAATGTTACCTGTACGCAAATGCCATGGTAACGGGTAAAGAGCCAAAACCAAAGCGATGACAGATGGGACGAGATACTCAGGATGAGCGAATGCCATTATGGTTTTGTCAACTGAATTTGTAACGGTCCTCTCTCTTGTCTATTGCTGATATTGACCTAAATCGGAAGCCTAAGAGTTAGAGTCCTGTAGAAAGATagggaaagaggatatAGAGAGGTCGATCACCTTAAATATCTTTCCCAGATCACGGCCAAGGCTTGCTCgtgagatggaagggtGCCTTGAACGGGTGATGATCCCTTCGTGATTTCACGGTCTTTTGCCCATCCATCAGACGAGAGATAAGTTGAAGGCTCTTGGAGCCTCTCTGTCTAGCCTTTCCATCTTGGACAAAATAAACAGAAAAGAGCTAGAAGCTGACCCCCTTTCTGTGTATGTGTTTGTTTGTGTAAACTGACTTGTCTCAAAAGTAATTTGCGAAAGGCGATCAGCAATTGATCACTCGACAGTAGAGCAAGGTCGCCTGGCTCTTGAGAAGGCATAATCTGTAGCGTTAGTACGAAGCCCGCAAGTGCGTAATGAATGTCTTGTGTGAAGCAGATCGAGGTATAACGTGTCCAGATGGTGAAGGTGTGGGAAAGAGCACACGACGAGTATGTTTACATACAGCTGATAAGGGTATAGATACAAGACGGGTTAATCAGGTTGTGTGTGTATATTTTCTCAGCATTGTGGCCGTGTGTTGGATACACACGGAACATGGAATTAGACGTGGAACCAGTTGATCTTGGAATCCGAAGGGTGCCAGCACTTGATAAAAGTCTGGACCCCTTTGTTGTTTGTGGATGGGCTGCATGGTGTTGACGGTGAACAAAGAGAAGCAATTCTGGTGGGGTGCAAAGGACCAGTGGTGCCGAATGAGGAGAAGTCCAGTTTCCGAATGGTGGCTCTGATGGTGACAAAGTGCGGCTGCATCAGCATAGTTCAAGTCCCAAGCCAtcagcggaagaagaggacggaTAGAGGACGAGCTGGACGCCCGAGCATCGTTGCCGGCGCAGACCCTTCTCAGGCCGCAGCCAATTGGCCATCTTTCAGCAATGGCTGCTGCATTTGCTGAGGGTCAATAACAGGAGAGATGAGTAGAAGCTGACGTATGCAGCCCGCCGTAGACTATAATGAGGCAGACGGGAGAGTGCTGTAATGAGAGGAGACAGACTGCTGAATGCTGATCGGGAAAGAAGGCTTTATGGAGGAGATCGAATGCGGTGAACATCATgagagaaaaaaacaaTCAGCGAATGCATTTTGACCCGAAACATCCGTGCGGTGCTTGGTGTGTTCCTAATTTCTTCGCCTTCGACGAATCCTCTCGTCTCTTCCTtatttctccttcctccttaATCCCTTGACTCTTCGCTCTGAACCATGAACTTATTGCCCTCACCCATCAACCCCAATTCCCATCTCCTGCTTTGCCGTAAAATCATGGACGCGAGAAAAAGGGCTTGGGAGATGATCCGAATCCCGAATCAATGAGTAGAAACCGAAGGTCAGAAAATGATTTACCTGATGCCCCTCTTTGGTGCCATCAATCAGCAAACGCTCAAAGGCCAACATCCACTGGATTGTGTATATGAGCCAGGAAAGTGGTAACCGATAGAACATGCTTCATGCGAAATGACAATCAGGTTTTGAAGTCATGAATGAACAAGATGAAAAGGTTTGCACCAATACATGATGGCTATTTTTGGAGCACAAATGATTCCTTCATGTTGCAAGATCGCCTATGATCATGCAGTATTGCTGTTATCTCTCGCACTGAGGAAAGGTTACGAGACAGGCACGTGGCATGTGTTTAATGGCATGTGGTGTGCATTCTGCTTGACATGTTCTCATCAGTCTTCGAGTTATGTATCGTGATTAGGAGGGTATGTACGCTGATATCATATCAGATATTAACACAGCAACCCCTTTTTATACTTTATCAGTATACCTCCTAAATGGCAGTAGCCATATAATTTAGTCTGCTGGGGGTTTGAGCAATTGTTGATACCGAAAAGATACTGTTACAGGCCGTGGGTTTTGAAGTAGTACTGCTACGATACTACGGTTACCCTGAGATAATCTTAGTCAGATTATTATCCGTCGCTCTACTCAGGTAACCAGATGATGCCAAATGGTGATGGGTGTGATGTGTAATGCCTGATGGTCATCTCGCAGCGCACAAGTACTGATGATACCCAAGCGCAAGGGCATTTCTTGGGGCCAGATGTTTCAGCCAccattatcatcatcaattcCTCATTCCCAGACGTgtgaaagaaaaggatgcTAGAAAACTTTGAGATGGCTCATTTGTTAGATTGAGGGGCTGCTGATCGCTTCCGGAGTGATGGCATGACAGTAATTGTGGATGTACATCATCCTCTGGAATGTTAGAACGATTGATGGCCGCAATAATGGAACACCAGGTGTATGACTCATTATCTATTATATCTGCGATGATAAGAGAATATCTAGCTGTTTTCTTACCTAAAACCCTCGTTGACACGACATCACGCCGTACTAGTTCGTTCATTTCAAAGTTTTGCAAATAGTGCTTGTAGTGTCTGACAGAATGCACGGTTCAAACAGTTGCAGCGGGATGATGTGAATCCAGCAAGTAATTCATCAAAACAAAGATTACTGCTAGATACAAACAGATCAAAAGGTCAAATTAACAAGCTTTGCACTTAAAGAGAAGCAACATTCAAGGCAGGACCCGCATCGGCGCCAAGAAGGTGGGTCAACTTCTTCTGAGCGACCTCGACGGCCTCATCCCTGACGACGCTCTTAGCACCTTGTTGAAGAGCAACAGGGGCAGAACCATCGATCAAGCCGAGCTGCTTGTCAGACCAGACGGGCTCAATCGCGGAAGCGTTGGGCATTCCGACACCAGCGCGACCGCCAGCGGCCTTCCATTCCCTAATACGCTTCAAACCAAGAGTGTTGAAAACGTTGTCGATAGAAGAGACGAGGTGAGCAATCTGCTCGGTAGTGTGACCGGGAGTGGGGGTGATACGCAAGCGCTCCTCACCAACAGGGACAGTAGGGTAGTTGATGGACTGAACGTAGATCTTGTGTTTGGCGAGGAGCATGTCGGAAGCCTCCTTGGCGAGGGCGGCATCACCGACAAGCACAGGGATGATGTGAGAGGGGTTGGGCACGACAGGGATGTCAAGTTGGTTAAATTGACGCTTGACCTCACGGGTGTTGAGCTGCTGGAGACGTCGGTCTCCCATGAACTCTCGCTGGTAAGCGATGGACGCTTGGGCACCGGCGACGAtggcaggaggaagagaagtggtgaagatgaagccaGGGGCGTAAGACCGAACAACATCGACAAAGTCGGCAGAACCGGCAATGTAACCACCAACAACACCGTAGGCTTTACCAAGAGTAGCAGTGATGATATCGATTCGGTCCATAACACTGCCCTTCACAGGCTCAGAGGAGTGACGGGTGGCGTGGTGAGCCTCAAAGTCAAGGTGCTCAGCAACACCAGCACCGTTGGGACCGTACATGCCGATGGCATGCACTTCATCAAGGAATGTGAGGGCACCGTATTTGTCTGCAAGATCACAGATAGCTTCGATGGGAGCGACACTACCGCACATGGAGTAAACACTCTCGAAAGCAATGATCTTGGGAACCCCTTTGGGTACAGTCTTGAGCTTGGCTTCAAGGTCGGCTAGGTCATTGTGCTTCCAGATGACCTTTTTAGCGCCAGAGTGGCGGATACCTTGAATCATAGAAGCGTGGTTGCTAGCGTCGGAGAAGATGACACAGCCGGGAAGTTTGGCACCGATGGTGGCAAGGCAGGCATCATTGGCGACATAGCAAGATGAAAAGACGAGGGCGGCTTCCTTTcgatggagagaagctatctcgtcttcaagggcaagatgaAGGGCACCGTTACCGGCAATGTTCCTTGTACCACCAGCGCCGGAGCCATAACGGTCGAGAGTACGTCTGTGGAAAGTTAGGGCGATATTTCAGTGATATCGAAAAGTACTCACTTCATAGTCCCAACAACGACGGGGTTTCTACTCATACCCAAATAATCATTCGCACACCAAACATCTACCTCGTCCTTGGTGTTTGCAGTGTGAGCAACCGGGAACTTGGCAGCAAGCCGATTGATGTTGTTGAAGTAGCGATAGGACCTGATGAGAGTTAGAAAAATACCCTGTAATCTTTCGGATAATGCACTCACTTGTCCTTATGCTTTTTCTCCAACTCAGTTTCGTAAAACTCTTGATAGTTGAAAGtgccagcagcagcagccttgCGATGAGCATCAACGGCGACATCGCGGGCAGCCTTGGCGTGAGGGCACGTGGCAGCCGCACCAGTGGCGGTGGAATCGATAGTGACATTCTTGTTCTAATGAAGATAATAAAGTTATGAGCCGACTGAGTTACGGGCTCATCCGCGCGCCAGCAGCGCGggttgaagaaaaaaagctCACCTGGTGCAACTTCTGAACCTCCTTGGCACCGGCAACGCTGGCATAGGTTCTGGCggcagagatggaagcaagCTTCGGGCCCATCATAGGGCAGGTCATGGCGGTAGCGGTGAGAGCAGAGACACTGCTGTTGGCGGTGTTTGCCATAGCTCGGAGCGAGGATGGGGTGGAGTGGCCCAAAAAGGGGCAAACGCCGGAAAATCGTAAAAGCGAGGTAACTTGCATCTTGAAGTGGTGCTGTGGTGCGTTGAAAacaaggagatgagggtgTTAAATGGATaagagaagacgaagaagttCGAGtagaaaaagaggaggaaaaagaagcgAGCGATTCGGATTCCAGTCGTACGTACTCGCCAGATTTAGCTGCTCCAATCACCGGCCGTTTAAAGAGCAGGGATTTGTCTGTATTCGGATACGTGTCTACGCAATTTGGCGAGGGTGTTTTCAGCACGTTACATGGCATCGCACCGCATTCGGAATGCACCATCCTTCAGTGGGATCTGCATGCATGCTTCTCTCGTACACACGGACGATGCATCCGTCTTCCGCCATCCTTGCAGATCACCCTCGTCTCTCGCATCTCACGCCCGCTATTATATTACTCGTCGGTTCCTAAATGGGGCAACCAGGGCCGCGCCAAACTCCATTGTGGCACCTTTGGTCGCGTCACGTGACTCGAGATTTTGTTGACGAGCAGCGGTTTGTCCACCGCGCGAATCAAGAAGCCGATAATGCTCGACGACATTCAGAAAAAGTCGTGGCCCGGATAACGTCTCCACAGGATCAGCAAAGCAGCAAGATGAGAATCACCTCGGAGTATATCTCAATTGGCGCAAAtcgttcttcctcttgcgCTGCTTGCTCCTCATCGGgtttgctcttcttcggtgCCGGCAAGTTCATCGCACTTTGGGATTCATCGTCAGATCGAGGCGTCCATGCAACACTCCGAGGACACAAAGGCCAGGTCACAACAGTCAAACTTCTTCCGGATGGGAGACTCGTCAGCGGCGATAACATTGGTGAAATAAGAATATGGAATTCTGTAAGGGGTGAAGATGAGTGGGAATGTGTGATGAGCTGGGAAGCCCACAGAGGAGGGTCCATCTCTGCTATCGGTGTCCTTGCTTCGACAGGGAACCTAGATGACATGGTCCTCACTGGCGGATCGGACAGTCTGATCAAAAGGTGGAAAATAGCGGATAAGCCAGAGGAGGTTCAGAAAATCGATCTGAAAGGCAAGCTGCCATTGGATTTGGAAGTCGGCTACTTGCCTGGATCTGAAGGTACGTAAGAAAACGGAACCCGAGATGGATAGTAATCTGACTCATTATAGCCCCCATACTCGCCGTAGGCTGTACTGACCGCCGTATCCAAATATGGACCGTTCGAGACGGCTCATTTACCCGCGCTCTTTCTCTAGAAGGCCATGAAGACTGGGTCCGTTGTCTCTCCTTCACACCCTACCCTTCcgcatcctcttcctcccaggATTTACTTTTGGCTTCTGGGTCTCAAGATAACTTTATCCGATTATGGCGTGTCTCGTCCATCGAGCAAGAAGTTGCTAGTCCAAGTACAGGAGACGAGGGTCTTGAGATGCTTGACGAGTTTGAAAAGCGGCTTGCGGGCGAGGCTGGCGGAAACGTGCAAATATCAACCAAGGCTCACATCCTCGGTGttcaagatggagaaaacaCTTTACGGTTCAACATCACCCTTGAAGCTTTGCTCGTTGGTCATGAGTCTGGTCTCACCAATGTCCATTGGTCCCCTGTTcccacatcatcttctcccacgcccctccttctctctaCCGCCTCCGATAACTCTCTCATAGTTTGGAGCCCCTCAAGTACGTCAACTTCTACAGACGGCATCTGGGTACCTACGAACCGGTTTGGTGCTATCGGTGGTAGGGGTCTGTCTTTTTATGGCGCGATCTGGGGCAAGGACGGCAAAAGTGTCATGGCCAGTGGGTGGAATGGAGGTTGGGAAAAGTGGGTTGAGTCAGAACAAGGATGGGATGTCCAAAGAGGTTTGACCGGTCATCATGGCGATGTCCAGACTGTTTGTTGGGATCCCAGAGGAGAGTACCTCTTATCTGTTGCGTACGTCGAATTGTCAGATTGTCTGTCATATACTAAACGTCCATGGCAGCTCCGATCAAACAGCACGTATCCATGCTGAATGCAATCTGCCCTCCATTTCCACGCCTATTTGGGCCGAAATCGCTCGCCCTCAAATCCACGGTTACGATATGACAGATGCCTCATTCATCTCCCCTCTTCGTTTTGTCAGCGGTGCAGATGAAAAGGTTGCTCGAGTGTTTGATGCGCCTCAAGGTTTCGTGGAATCTTTAAGGTCTTTGGGTATCAGTAAGAGggaagcagaggaggaaagcagACCAAAGGGAGCCACCGTCCCGCCTCTGGGGCTGTCAAACCGAGCGTTGCAGAAAGGTTCGTACTTGATGCCTCCCGAAAGTGGTACTGACATGGATATAGCACCTGTCGCCGGAGATGCTGTCGAAAAGCAAGGTCAAAATGAGGCCATtatttccatctctcatACTTTCACGTCTCTCCCtacggaagaagaactcGCTACCTCAACTCTCTGGCCCGAGGTCGAAAAAGTCTATGGCCACGGTTATGAACTCGTCTGTGCAGCTGCTTCCCATGCCGGAGATCTTATTGCGACGGCATCCAAGGCTACTAATGCCGAGCACGCTGTGATCCGAGTAGTGTCAGCCTCCAAGTGGGAACTAGTTGGTGAACCTCTTGGGGGTCACTCTTTGACAATCACGAGCGTTTCTTTCAGTAGGGATGACAATAGAATTTTGAGCTGTTCTAGAGAtcgaggatggagagtgTTTGAGAGAAAagtggatggggaaggTTATGTCCCTCTTgcgggagaagaaaaggctcACGCCAGGATGGTCTTGGACGCATGCTGGGCGGACGAGAGAAATGACATGTTCGCGACCGCATCCAGGGATAAGACCGTACGTTTCACGCTTGTTTTGGAGCTTGACAATGGCTAATTCATTTCCTCAGGTTAAAATTTGGATTCCAGCAGTAGAAGATGGCTCTCAATGGGCTGCAGCTGAAACAATCAAATTAACCGTAGCTTCTACAGCGGTCGCCATGATTAATAACGGCTCTGACGGATATCTCTTGGCTGTTGGAAAAGAGAGCGGCTCTATAGAAGTCTTTGCTGTTGCTGTGAACGCGGATGGGGTGAAGAGCGACCTACTCTTTACTTTTGATCCTCGGTGAGTAACCGAAAACCGTGTTTGCATTCTTGAGTTGCACTCTCGAGCTGACCTCTTTGTAGAGTATCACATGTGAGCGCAGTGAACAAACTTGCTTGGAGGAATGTCGGGGGTGTTTTGAGCTTGGCGAGTTGCAGTGATGATCGAAGTGTCCGCGTATACAAGGTTGAGTTATAAAGCATATCAATTTCCGGAGATGTgagggaagagcaaggTCGGCTAATACTCTGTGCCATATGGAAATACCATGCATCTTGATAATACCGATCCTAATAACCATGCAGGCAGGCAAATGTAACGAAAATCAATAAGTATTTCCTCCTTCGCACCTGCAGTTTTGGTCTGGCTGACAAGcggtgaaagaagatgaacatTCATTACGTAACATACTTGACGCTTGCGACGTTGCATCGAGAGAGCGCGCTTTGGTGTCGCTGTCCATGAAGCTCAACAGTGAACAAGGTCTTTACATTCCACATTCTACAATTCATATACCTCAGCACGCCTTGAAGGTAATCTATTACTGCCCAAATTCGCCCCTGAACCCTCGGTAAACGCCCAACATGTCTGCTCccggtggtggtggtgcttACTCGTGAGTCCATCTTCGTGATCTTAAGTCTCAAGCGACATCGATATCTAAAGCGGTAGACTGACAACCCGATAGCTTTTCCCTTAcaaccttctctccttccggTAAACTCGTGCAAATCGAACACGcccttgctgctgttgctggtGGGACTACTTCTTTGGGTATCAAAGGTAAgttcaacatcatctctcTCATGCCCCCTTGCTCCCTTGCTTACCATGAGTCTTCTTTTATAGCTACCAATGGTGTCGTGATTGCcactgagaagaaggcaccctccatccttctcgacaCGTCTGCTCTTGAGAAGGTCGCTCCGATATGCCCCAACATCGGTTTCGTTTATTCTGGTATGGGCCCTGATTTCAGGGTGCTTGTAGCCAAAGCTAGGAAGATTGCGCAAGCATATTGGAAGGTGTATGGAGAGTATCCTCCTACAAAGGTCCTGGTGCAGGAGGTGGCTGCTGTTATGCAAAAGGCGACTCAGTCTGGGTAAGTCAGCAATGTGCACACTGGCTTTGCAGCAAATCTCGTCGGAGCTGATGGATAACCGTAGTGGTGTGAGGCCGTACGGTATTTCTGTGCTTATTGCTGGATGGGATTCCCACAGGGGTCAGTCATTATGGCAAATTGACCCTTCGGGATCTTATTGGGCATGGAAGGCGAGTGCGATCGGGAAGAATATGGTGAACGGCAAGACCTTCTTGGAGAAGCGGTGAGCCATTCGGTTTGACAATGTATCCTGAAACCAATATTCATGCCTCTTTTAGATACAACGATGATCTTTCTCTTGAAGATGCCATCCACACTGCTCTCCTCACTCTCAAAGAGGGCTTTGAAGGCCAAATGACAGAACAAACTATCGAAATCGGTATCGTAACCT
Proteins encoded:
- a CDS encoding 20S proteasome subunit alpha 2, whose translation is MSAPGGGGAYSFSLTTFSPSGKLVQIEHALAAVAGGTTSLGIKATNGVVIATEKKAPSILLDTSALEKVAPICPNIGFVYSGMGPDFRVLVAKARKIAQAYWKVYGEYPPTKVLVQEVAAVMQKATQSGGVRPYGISVLIAGWDSHRGQSLWQIDPSGSYWAWKASAIGKNMVNGKTFLEKRYNDDLSLEDAIHTALLTLKEGFEGQMTEQTIEIGIVTCPTPEQMQEKPGERLPPTFRKLTEQEVKDYLSL
- a CDS encoding pheromone a factor receptor, whose protein sequence is MAFAHPEYLVPSVIALVLALYPLPWHLRTGNIATLSMIFWMTLLNIVHIVNCIVWVDSSAPRANWWGDISTLIIVTYNYALPTAHLVLAKQLESFTSLRPHSPLYDSSARKRHRIFDISVTIGAPVVGYLIHLSNMDRRFYIVERLGPQAATYWNAWGVIWMAIVPILIAVTVVVYTIMALVNIYLRRQQMLSLIASDASVNRDQFYRLMFLTISEVGTCGLRAIFNLMSFQNGPQPMGHRGAPFHNLTKIESIEWSSTTTSGRLTLHLSFFTVVACSYVFFMCFATSTETKRFYSNVVRKIFPCIPESRTSRIHKLGSVDTGMSRSNATGTYSSATTGPISPTTPKDMDISLEEMLHAPALGKNGHWAISRGLNRVGLAPSVTTQESKYEEETADALYLPSMAAEEKTSSSMV
- a CDS encoding elongator complex protein 2; the protein is MRITSEYISIGANRSSSCAACSSSGLLFFGAGKFIALWDSSSDRGVHATLRGHKGQVTTVKLLPDGRLVSGDNIGEIRIWNSVRGEDEWECVMSWEAHRGGSISAIGVLASTGNLDDMVLTGGSDSLIKRWKIADKPEEVQKIDLKGKLPLDLEVGYLPGSEAPILAVGCTDRRIQIWTVRDGSFTRALSLEGHEDWVRCLSFTPYPSASSSSQDLLLASGSQDNFIRLWRVSSIEQEVASPSTGDEGLEMLDEFEKRLAGEAGGNVQISTKAHILGVQDGENTLRFNITLEALLVGHESGLTNVHWSPVPTSSSPTPLLLSTASDNSLIVWSPSSTSTSTDGIWVPTNRFGAIGGRGLSFYGAIWGKDGKSVMASGWNGGWEKWVESEQGWDVQRGLTGHHGDVQTVCWDPRGEYLLSVASDQTARIHAECNLPSISTPIWAEIARPQIHGYDMTDASFISPLRFVSGADEKVARVFDAPQGFVESLRSLGISKREAEEESRPKGATVPPLGLSNRALQKAPVAGDAVEKQGQNEAIISISHTFTSLPTEEELATSTLWPEVEKVYGHGYELVCAAASHAGDLIATASKATNAEHAVIRVVSASKWELVGEPLGGHSLTITSVSFSRDDNRILSCSRDRGWRVFERKVDGEGYVPLAGEEKAHARMVLDACWADERNDMFATASRDKTVKIWIPAVEDGSQWAAAETIKLTVASTAVAMINNGSDGYLLAVGKESGSIEVFAVAVNADGVKSDLLFTFDPRVSHVSAVNKLAWRNVGGVLSLASCSDDRSVRVYKVEL
- a CDS encoding 5-aminolevulinic acid synthase; this encodes MQVTSLLRFSGVCPFLGHSTPSSLRAMANTANSSVSALTATAMTCPMMGPKLASISAARTYASVAGAKEVQKLHQNKNVTIDSTATGAAATCPHAKAARDVAVDAHRKAAAAGTFNYQEFYETELEKKHKDKSYRYFNNINRLAAKFPVAHTANTKDEVDVWCANDYLGMSRNPVVVGTMKRTLDRYGSGAGGTRNIAGNGALHLALEDEIASLHRKEAALVFSSCYVANDACLATIGAKLPGCVIFSDASNHASMIQGIRHSGAKKVIWKHNDLADLEAKLKTVPKGVPKIIAFESVYSMCGSVAPIEAICDLADKYGALTFLDEVHAIGMYGPNGAGVAEHLDFEAHHATRHSSEPVKGSVMDRIDIITATLGKAYGVVGGYIAGSADFVDVVRSYAPGFIFTTSLPPAIVAGAQASIAYQREFMGDRRLQQLNTREVKRQFNQLDIPVVPNPSHIIPVLVGDAALAKEASDMLLAKHKIYVQSINYPTVPVGEERLRITPTPGHTTEQIAHLVSSIDNVFNTLGLKRIREWKAAGGRAGVGMPNASAIEPVWSDKQLGLIDGSAPVALQQGAKSVVRDEAVEVAQKKLTHLLGADAGPALNVASL
- a CDS encoding NAD(P)H:quinone oxidoreductase, type IV, which translates into the protein MSDVKKPVIIVAFYSTYGHISTLAEEVIKGVESTGAIVKPYFIQETLSAEVLEKMYAGSSLKPKYPIITPNDLVEADGIIFGAPTRYGRLPAQVSAFFDQTGGLWAKGALVGKFVSLFTSAAGQHSGHESTAISSFPFFAHQGLVYVPIGYSEPSVGNIDEVSGGSPYGSSTVAASDGHLQPTAKDLRIAAHQGKYFADFVGTYVRGKAVA